From a single Chlorocebus sabaeus isolate Y175 chromosome X, mChlSab1.0.hap1, whole genome shotgun sequence genomic region:
- the LOC140710812 gene encoding cancer/testis antigen 1-like has translation MQAAGQGTGGAAGDADGPGGPGVPGGPGGDAGGPGEAGAAGDGGPQGAGAARASGPGGGAPRVPRGSAASAQDGSCQCGARGAERRLVQLYITMPFSSPMEAELVRRVLSPDATPLPRPGAVLKDFTVSGNLLFIRLTAADHRQLQLSISSCLLQLSLLMWIVQCFLPVFLALLHSGQRR, from the exons ATGCAGGCCGCAGGCCAGGGCACAGGGGGTGCGGCGGGCGATGCTGATGGCCCAGGAGGCCCTGGCGTTCCTGGTGGCCCAGGGGGCGATGCTGGCGGCCCAGGAGAGGCGGGTGCTGCGGGCGACGGAGGTCCCCAGGGTGCAGGGGCAGCAAGGGCCTCGGGGCCGGGAGGAGGCGCCCCACGGGTGCCGCGTGGCAGTGCTGCTTCTGCACAGGATGGAAGCTGCCAGTGCGGGGCCAGGGGGGCGGAAAGACGCCTGGTTCAGTTGT ACATCACGATGCCTTTCTCATCGCCCATGGAAGCGGAGCTGGTCCGCAGGGTCCTGTCCCCGGATGCCACACCGCTCCCCCGACCAGGGGCGGTTCTGAAGGACTTCACCGTGTCCGGCAACCTACTGTTTAT CCGACTGACTGCTGCAGACCACCGCCAACTCCAGCTCTCCATCAGCTCCTGTCTCCTGCAGCTTTCCCTGTTGATGTGGATCGTGCAGTGCTTTCTGCCTGTGTTTTTGGCTCTGCTTCACTCAGGACAGAGGCGCTAA